A single Chanos chanos chromosome 8, fChaCha1.1, whole genome shotgun sequence DNA region contains:
- the cep20 gene encoding centrosomal protein 20 gives MATIAELKCALKETLESRGVLGQLKARIRAEVFNALDDQSEPRPPLSHENLLINELIREYLEFNKYRYTASVLTAESGQPEIPLDREFLANELNVSEDVSSRSVPLLYGLISHFVNSTGENKGKLFIKSTASLPSRETNRPPDAES, from the exons ATGGCAACCATAGCAGAGCTCAAATGCG CTCTGAAAGAAACACTGGAGTCTCGCGGAGTGCTTGGACAGTTGAAAGCGCGGATACGTGCAGAAGTGTTCAATGCACTTGACGACCAGAGTGAACCGCGTCCTCCCCTGTCGCACGAAAATCTTTTGATCAACGAGCTCATACGCGAGTATTTGGAATTCAATAAGTACCGATATACAGCGTCTGTGCTCACTGCTG AGTCAGGACAGCCTGAAATACCCCTGGACCGGGAGTTTCTGGCAAATGAACTGAATGTTTCAGAAGATGTCAGTTCGAGATCTGT TCCCCTTCTCTATGGCCTGATTTCCCATTTTGTGAATAGCACcggagaaaacaaaggaaaactaTTCATCAAAAGCACAGCATCCCTTCCTTCAAGGGAAACCAACAGGCCCCCTGATGCTGAATCATAA
- the ube2g2 gene encoding ubiquitin-conjugating enzyme E2 G2, which produces MAGTALKRLMAEYKQLTLNPPEGIVAGPVNEENFFEWEALIMGPEDTCFEGGVFPAILSFPSDYPLSPPKMKFTCDMFHPNIYPDGRVCISILHAPGDDPMGYESSAERWSPVQSVEKILLSVVSMLAEPNDESGANVDASKMWREDREQFYRLAKQIVRKSLGL; this is translated from the exons ATGGCTGGAACAGCTTTGAAAAGACTAATGGCCGAATACAAAC AGCTAACCCTTAATCCTCCTGAAGGCATTGTGGCAG GTCCTGTAAATGAAGAGAATTTCTTTGAATGGGAAGCACTGATTAT gggTCCTGAGGACACATGCTTTGAAGGGGGGGTGTTTCCTGCCATCCTCAGTTTCCCCTCTGACTACCCACTCAGCCCCCCCAAGATGAAGTTTACCTGTGACATGTTTCACCCCAACA TCTATCCCGACGGACGAGTGTGTATCTCTATCCTCCACGCCCCCGGTGATGACCCCATGGGCTATGAAAGCAGCGCTGAAAGATGGAGCCCAGTCCAGAGTGTGGAGAAGATCCTCTTGTCTGTGGTCAGCATGCTCGCAG agCCTAATGATGAGAGTGGAGCGAACGTGGATGCGTCTAAGATGTGGCgtgaagacagagagcagtTTTACAGGCTTGCTAAGCAGATTGTACGCAAATCCCTGGGTCTTTAA